A single genomic interval of Granulicella tundricola MP5ACTX9 harbors:
- a CDS encoding M14 family metallopeptidase translates to MKMSWMGLGLGVISGVAGGQTVAHESLLGRPAGPTGCHWTAGQQEWLTPSEKGCYATTPDYDETMGYLRRVQGAAPGQVKIEGFGKTGEGRELDVVVVSKDGLFDPAAIHAAKRPIVLVQNSIHAGEMDGKDSCLALLRDMVILKTKAKLLERAVFVFIPMYNADGHERRGAFNRINQDGPAQMGWRGNGTNLNLNRDYLKADTPEAKAFMGMYQRWNPDFFVDDHVTDGADFQYDVTFSIDDGPNVPKATAAWADKVGPEIVRYIDGHGHVGLDTYVELLDEKDLRKGIAIYDDPPRFSTGYVTLTGRPAMLIELHMLKDYKVRVEGNYEALVGLLEIVNRDADKLLALNAAADEENTRWAGKVYPLAIGASGKTEPIAFKGYAYKTAKSEVSGGDWVQYSHVEETMTIPQQVGYKVEASAVAPVAYIVPRQWVDVIDRLAAHGVAMERTTAAWTAAVDTYKCSGMQWQEPPFEGRHPTFNGEASRNPGKYGECVTVKETRTFPAGSAVVKIDQRLAPVAMSWLEPAGPDSALQWGLFDSIFEQKEYGEAYVVERLAREMMAADPKLKAEFEAKVAADPVFAKSAAARLDFFYQRSEFGKANGVGAYPVGRLDSLAGVPLGR, encoded by the coding sequence ATGAAGATGAGCTGGATGGGTTTGGGGCTTGGGGTGATTTCCGGGGTTGCGGGGGGGCAGACTGTGGCGCATGAGAGCTTGCTGGGGCGGCCTGCGGGTCCTACGGGGTGTCATTGGACCGCGGGGCAGCAGGAGTGGCTTACGCCCTCTGAGAAGGGCTGCTATGCGACGACGCCGGACTACGACGAGACCATGGGCTACCTGCGTCGGGTGCAGGGGGCTGCACCGGGTCAGGTGAAGATCGAGGGGTTTGGGAAGACGGGTGAGGGCAGGGAACTGGATGTGGTGGTGGTGTCGAAGGATGGGTTGTTCGATCCGGCGGCGATCCATGCGGCGAAGAGGCCGATTGTGCTGGTGCAGAACTCGATCCATGCGGGGGAGATGGATGGGAAGGATAGCTGCCTGGCGTTGCTGCGGGATATGGTCATTTTAAAGACCAAGGCGAAGCTGCTGGAGCGGGCTGTGTTCGTGTTTATCCCGATGTATAACGCGGATGGGCATGAGCGGCGTGGGGCGTTCAACCGCATCAACCAGGATGGGCCGGCGCAGATGGGTTGGCGTGGGAATGGGACGAACCTGAATCTGAACCGTGACTACCTGAAGGCGGATACGCCGGAGGCCAAGGCGTTTATGGGGATGTATCAGCGTTGGAATCCGGACTTCTTCGTCGACGACCATGTGACGGACGGGGCGGACTTTCAGTATGACGTGACGTTCTCGATCGACGATGGACCGAATGTGCCGAAGGCGACGGCGGCGTGGGCGGATAAGGTTGGTCCGGAGATCGTGCGGTACATCGACGGGCATGGGCATGTGGGGCTGGATACGTACGTCGAACTGCTGGATGAGAAGGACCTGCGCAAGGGGATTGCGATCTATGACGATCCGCCGCGCTTCTCGACGGGCTACGTTACGCTGACGGGGCGTCCGGCGATGTTGATTGAGCTGCATATGCTGAAGGACTACAAGGTGCGCGTGGAGGGGAACTACGAGGCGCTGGTGGGGCTGCTGGAGATCGTCAACCGCGACGCGGACAAGCTGCTGGCGCTGAACGCGGCGGCGGATGAGGAGAACACACGCTGGGCGGGGAAGGTTTATCCGCTGGCGATTGGCGCGTCAGGTAAGACGGAGCCGATTGCGTTCAAGGGGTATGCGTACAAGACGGCGAAGAGCGAGGTCTCGGGTGGGGACTGGGTGCAGTACAGCCATGTGGAGGAGACGATGACGATCCCGCAGCAGGTGGGGTACAAGGTGGAGGCCTCGGCTGTGGCTCCGGTGGCTTATATCGTGCCGCGTCAGTGGGTGGATGTGATCGACCGGCTGGCGGCGCACGGGGTTGCGATGGAGCGGACTACTGCGGCTTGGACGGCTGCGGTCGATACGTACAAGTGTTCCGGGATGCAGTGGCAGGAGCCTCCGTTTGAGGGGCGGCACCCTACGTTCAATGGCGAGGCTTCAAGGAACCCGGGTAAGTATGGGGAGTGCGTGACGGTGAAGGAGACGAGGACGTTTCCGGCGGGGTCTGCCGTGGTGAAGATCGATCAGAGGCTGGCTCCCGTGGCGATGTCGTGGCTGGAGCCTGCGGGGCCTGATTCTGCGCTGCAGTGGGGGTTGTTTGATTCAATCTTCGAGCAGAAGGAGTATGGGGAGGCTTATGTTGTGGAACGGCTGGCAAGGGAGATGATGGCTGCCGATCCGAAGCTGAAGGCGGAGTTTGAGGCTAAGGTTGCTGCCGATCCTGTGTTTGCCAAGAGTGCTGCTGCTCGGTTGGATTTCTTTTATCAGCGGAGTGAGTTTGGGAAGGCGAATGGGGTGGGAGCTTATCCGGTGGGGAGGCTGGATTCTTTGGCGGGGGTGCCGCTGGGGCGGTGA
- a CDS encoding glutathionylspermidine synthase family protein — MKRIQLTPRPDWQQKVESAGLTFHSPAAMAPQPYWEESAAYEFTAAEIDTLEAAGNELQTMCLAAAQHVIDKQRYNELAIPPAAIPLIEWAWNQEPPALYGRFDISWAGAQSGQPPKLLEYNADTPTSLVEAAVIQWSWLEDMTGNLPVFAKPDQFNSIHDRIIAKWKDVKDYLTEPVYFAGLQADAPDPATALDYAEDYLTVTYLQDTANQAGLDTRAIALQDIGWNQERLAFVDTDPAENQISSLFKLYPWESMVVEEFGPAALSTYHQVTWIEPIWKMLLSNKGILPILWELYPNHPLLLEAHFEASASAWTTVGAPRTGSDMTSYVRKPLHSREGANIQIVRPNAQLVETSGPYGDGPFIRQAIAPDAIFPGRGGAPRYPVLGLWMIDQDCSGLGIRESGGPITDNLSSFIPHFFV, encoded by the coding sequence ATGAAGCGTATCCAGCTCACCCCTCGCCCTGACTGGCAGCAAAAGGTTGAATCCGCAGGTCTTACCTTTCATTCCCCCGCCGCTATGGCCCCCCAGCCCTACTGGGAGGAGTCCGCAGCCTACGAGTTCACCGCCGCCGAGATTGACACGCTTGAGGCCGCCGGCAACGAACTGCAGACGATGTGCCTGGCCGCCGCACAGCATGTCATCGATAAGCAACGGTACAACGAGCTGGCGATCCCTCCCGCAGCTATCCCGCTGATTGAATGGGCGTGGAACCAAGAGCCTCCCGCGCTTTATGGACGCTTCGATATCTCCTGGGCCGGTGCGCAGTCCGGCCAGCCGCCCAAGCTGCTGGAATACAACGCCGATACCCCTACTTCGCTGGTCGAAGCTGCCGTCATCCAGTGGTCTTGGCTCGAAGACATGACCGGGAACCTGCCGGTTTTCGCCAAACCAGATCAGTTCAACTCCATCCACGACCGCATCATCGCCAAGTGGAAGGACGTAAAGGACTACCTGACTGAGCCCGTGTACTTTGCCGGCCTCCAGGCGGACGCACCCGACCCCGCAACCGCGCTCGATTACGCCGAAGATTACCTGACCGTGACCTATCTGCAGGACACGGCGAACCAGGCTGGCCTGGATACTCGCGCCATTGCTTTGCAGGACATCGGCTGGAACCAGGAACGCTTGGCGTTCGTGGATACCGACCCGGCGGAGAACCAGATCTCCTCTCTTTTCAAGCTTTATCCGTGGGAATCAATGGTGGTTGAGGAGTTCGGGCCGGCGGCGCTTTCGACCTATCACCAGGTGACTTGGATCGAGCCGATCTGGAAGATGCTGCTCTCTAACAAAGGAATTCTGCCGATTTTATGGGAGCTCTATCCCAACCACCCCTTGCTGCTGGAGGCTCACTTCGAGGCGAGCGCGTCAGCATGGACTACTGTCGGTGCGCCGCGCACCGGTAGCGATATGACCAGCTACGTCCGCAAGCCGCTGCACTCCCGCGAAGGTGCAAACATCCAGATCGTCAGGCCGAACGCCCAGCTTGTCGAGACATCAGGGCCTTACGGCGATGGACCTTTCATCCGCCAGGCGATCGCACCGGACGCTATCTTCCCTGGCCGCGGCGGGGCTCCCCGCTATCCTGTGCTGGGTCTATGGATGATCGATCAGGATTGCTCCGGGCTTGGTATACGCGAGAGCGGAGGGCCGATCACGGATAACTTGAGTTCGTTTATCCCGCATTTCTTCGTCTAA
- a CDS encoding peroxiredoxin, with product MPAPTQPNDIVENFTLPDQDNTPITLSDYATHPVVLFFYPRADTPGCTIEACSFRDAISDIQATGAVVLGISRDTVKAQKKFAEKFHLKYPLLADADEKVCDYFEVIKPKNMYGKLVKGVARNTYLIAPADKEGHQRLLKVWEKVKPEGHAEEVLTYLKSL from the coding sequence ATGCCAGCCCCCACCCAGCCCAACGACATCGTAGAAAACTTCACCCTCCCCGACCAGGACAACACCCCCATCACCCTCTCCGACTACGCCACCCACCCCGTAGTCCTCTTCTTCTACCCCCGCGCCGACACCCCCGGCTGCACCATCGAAGCCTGCTCCTTCCGCGACGCCATCTCCGACATCCAGGCCACCGGCGCAGTCGTCCTCGGCATCTCCCGCGACACCGTCAAAGCCCAGAAAAAATTCGCCGAGAAGTTCCACCTCAAGTACCCGCTCCTCGCCGACGCAGACGAGAAGGTCTGCGACTACTTCGAGGTCATCAAGCCCAAGAACATGTACGGCAAGCTCGTCAAAGGCGTAGCCCGCAACACCTACCTCATCGCCCCCGCCGACAAAGAAGGCCACCAGCGCCTCCTCAAAGTCTGGGAGAAGGTCAAGCCGGAGGGCCACGCCGAAGAGGTCCTCACCTACCTCAAATCCCTCTAA
- a CDS encoding RNA polymerase sigma factor, giving the protein MSSSELSLAEQDDFIAETLRRDESRLRSFIGKRVFDDGDAEDVLQDVFYELVQTYRLMKPVEQVTAWLYRVARNRITDLFRRQRPDSLNEAEYKGEESEVLLDSLPSESDGPDAVYARNLLFESLDDALEELPEEQREVFIAHELMGRSFKELAEETGVSVNTLLSRKRYAVLHLRERLREIREEFLDS; this is encoded by the coding sequence ATGTCGAGTTCAGAGTTGAGCCTTGCCGAGCAGGACGATTTCATTGCCGAGACGTTGCGGCGGGATGAATCGCGGCTGCGCAGCTTCATCGGCAAACGGGTCTTCGACGACGGCGATGCGGAAGATGTGCTGCAGGACGTGTTCTATGAGCTGGTGCAGACGTATCGGCTGATGAAGCCGGTGGAGCAGGTGACGGCGTGGCTTTATCGCGTGGCGCGGAACAGGATTACGGATCTGTTTCGGAGGCAGAGGCCGGACTCTTTGAATGAGGCGGAGTACAAGGGCGAGGAGTCCGAGGTTCTGCTGGATTCGCTGCCGTCCGAGAGCGACGGACCGGATGCGGTGTATGCGCGGAACCTGCTGTTTGAGAGCCTGGACGATGCGCTGGAGGAGCTGCCGGAGGAGCAGCGCGAGGTGTTCATCGCGCATGAACTGATGGGCAGGAGCTTCAAGGAGTTGGCGGAGGAGACGGGCGTAAGTGTGAATACGCTGCTGTCTCGGAAGCGGTATGCGGTGCTGCATCTGCGGGAGCGGCTGCGGGAGATCAGGGAAGAGTTTTTGGATTCGTAA
- a CDS encoding glycosyltransferase, whose translation MRPPRVAYFPDSFHEVNGVAHTSRNFEAYARRHNLPFLCVRAGNKPSGINGSVQTLELPRSRAAVGVEKDLSFDPLFWRHEKAIADLLHAFKPDIIHLTGPSELGIFAAYFAWKLNLPLAASWHTNVHEYAARRLPHLSPKTSQVVENKTLGIMGWFYRRAQLLFAPNRDLCQMLESKAHKLCHLMERGVETQIFSPAKRKRKDAKPLILGYVGRLSIEKNVALLPRIQHELNAAGIETKFLIIGQGDLESGLRKDLQSVYFAGVLRGEALAEAYANMDLFIFPSHTDTFGNVVLEALASGVPAIVTPDGGPKYIVKPNITGMIAADEDFAATILELLRDPNRMAEMGRNAHEYALSCSWDAVFDRVYAAYADTLIPTK comes from the coding sequence ATGCGCCCTCCCCGCGTAGCTTACTTCCCCGACTCCTTCCATGAGGTCAACGGAGTCGCCCACACCTCGCGCAACTTCGAGGCCTACGCCCGCCGCCACAACCTGCCCTTCCTCTGCGTCCGCGCAGGCAATAAACCATCTGGAATCAACGGTTCCGTCCAAACCCTGGAGCTCCCGCGCTCCCGCGCCGCCGTCGGAGTAGAGAAAGATCTCTCCTTCGACCCCCTCTTCTGGCGTCACGAAAAGGCCATCGCGGATCTCCTCCACGCCTTCAAACCGGACATAATCCACCTCACCGGCCCCTCGGAACTAGGCATCTTCGCCGCTTACTTCGCCTGGAAGTTGAACCTTCCATTAGCCGCAAGCTGGCACACCAACGTCCATGAGTACGCTGCACGCCGCCTCCCGCACCTAAGCCCTAAAACCTCGCAAGTGGTTGAAAATAAAACACTTGGCATTATGGGCTGGTTCTACCGCCGCGCCCAGCTCCTCTTCGCCCCCAACCGCGACCTCTGCCAAATGCTTGAAAGCAAAGCACATAAGCTATGCCACCTGATGGAACGTGGCGTGGAAACCCAGATTTTCTCTCCCGCAAAACGCAAACGCAAAGATGCTAAACCATTGATTCTAGGCTATGTAGGCCGTCTTTCCATTGAGAAGAACGTAGCACTCTTACCACGTATCCAGCATGAATTAAATGCCGCCGGAATAGAAACAAAATTCCTCATCATAGGCCAGGGCGACCTCGAATCCGGCCTTCGCAAAGACCTCCAAAGTGTTTATTTTGCAGGGGTTTTACGCGGAGAAGCGCTCGCCGAGGCCTACGCAAATATGGACCTCTTCATCTTCCCCTCGCACACCGATACCTTCGGGAACGTGGTTTTGGAAGCGCTTGCCAGCGGCGTACCGGCCATCGTAACCCCCGACGGCGGCCCGAAATATATCGTCAAGCCCAACATAACAGGCATGATAGCGGCTGACGAGGACTTTGCTGCCACCATCCTTGAGCTCCTGCGTGACCCCAACCGCATGGCGGAGATGGGCCGGAACGCTCATGAGTACGCCCTAAGTTGCAGTTGGGATGCTGTCTTCGACCGCGTTTATGCGGCCTATGCTGATACGCTAATCCCAACAAAATGA
- a CDS encoding ACP S-malonyltransferase gives MLKPAFLFPGQGSQTVGMGRELYDNFPSAKAVFKEADEVLGFHLSHLIFEGPAETLQLTEHTQPAILTVSVAALRVLTESLQITPIAAAGHSLGEYSAQVAAGSITFADAVRTVRARGRFMQQAVPPGAGSMAAILGLSAEQVNDLCAQASEDASAPSPIDTTPSESATPRAEAARSIVSPANLNSPEQIVISGATAAVERAVELAKTAGAKKTVILKVSAPFHCGLMQPAQDQLASVLEAIDFADPAFPVACNVDARLLTRRADVRDCLIRQVTGSVRWVECLQLLVAQEPTHLIEIGPGKVLTGLTRQILGRNVETPISLNIEDQASLDKTLAALAGS, from the coding sequence ATGTTGAAACCAGCCTTTCTCTTCCCCGGCCAGGGCTCCCAGACAGTGGGCATGGGCCGCGAGCTTTACGACAACTTCCCCTCCGCCAAAGCAGTCTTCAAGGAAGCAGACGAGGTCCTCGGCTTCCATCTCTCGCACCTCATCTTTGAAGGCCCCGCAGAGACCCTCCAGCTCACCGAGCACACCCAGCCCGCCATCCTCACCGTCTCCGTCGCCGCCCTCCGCGTCCTCACAGAGTCCCTTCAAATCACCCCCATCGCCGCAGCCGGTCACTCCCTCGGCGAGTACTCCGCACAGGTCGCCGCCGGCTCCATCACCTTCGCCGACGCCGTCCGCACCGTCCGTGCCCGCGGCCGCTTCATGCAGCAGGCCGTCCCTCCCGGTGCAGGCTCCATGGCCGCCATCCTCGGCCTCTCCGCGGAGCAGGTCAACGACCTCTGCGCCCAGGCCTCCGAAGACGCCAGCGCCCCATCCCCCATCGACACCACACCCTCAGAGTCCGCCACCCCCCGCGCCGAAGCCGCACGTTCCATCGTCTCCCCCGCAAACCTCAACTCACCCGAGCAGATCGTCATCTCCGGCGCCACCGCAGCCGTCGAGCGCGCCGTAGAACTAGCCAAGACAGCCGGCGCAAAAAAGACCGTCATCCTCAAGGTCTCCGCGCCCTTCCACTGCGGCCTCATGCAGCCCGCCCAGGATCAACTAGCGTCCGTCCTTGAAGCTATCGACTTCGCCGACCCCGCCTTCCCCGTAGCCTGCAACGTAGACGCCCGCCTCCTCACCCGCCGCGCAGACGTCCGCGACTGCCTCATCCGCCAGGTCACAGGCTCCGTCCGCTGGGTCGAATGCCTCCAACTCCTCGTAGCGCAAGAACCCACGCACCTCATAGAGATCGGCCCCGGCAAAGTCCTGACCGGCCTAACCCGCCAGATCCTAGGCCGCAACGTCGAGACCCCCATCAGCCTCAACATAGAAGACCAGGCCAGCCTCGATAAAACCTTAGCTGCACTTGCCGGGTCTTAG
- a CDS encoding polysaccharide deacetylase family protein has protein sequence MPSSDSLLQLSAAILSASGLAIGAAAYAMLYPQSQLCGPVLIAPPQPQQIALTFDDGPNPAATPQLLEALAAHNIRATFFLIGAHVLREPALTRAIAAAGHIIGNHTMNHPWLHLLPESRIRTEISDCNRALEDTLGRRVRLFRPPHGARRPAVLRIAREHNLDTVNWNIIVKDWLPTTPEVLLARMEKGILRNRTQGHASNIVLHDGGHAQPRLPTVEAVTQLLNRHQGATYTTPEAWLA, from the coding sequence ATGCCCAGCTCTGATTCCCTGCTCCAACTCTCTGCCGCCATTCTCTCCGCCTCCGGCCTGGCCATCGGCGCGGCAGCCTATGCCATGCTCTACCCGCAGTCCCAGCTCTGCGGCCCCGTCCTCATCGCCCCGCCCCAGCCCCAGCAGATCGCTCTCACCTTCGACGACGGCCCAAACCCCGCCGCCACTCCCCAGCTCCTCGAAGCCCTCGCCGCCCACAACATCCGAGCCACCTTCTTCCTCATCGGCGCCCACGTCCTGCGCGAGCCGGCCCTCACCCGCGCCATCGCCGCCGCCGGCCACATCATCGGCAACCACACCATGAACCACCCCTGGCTGCACCTCCTCCCCGAATCCCGCATCCGCACCGAAATCTCAGATTGCAACCGAGCCCTCGAAGACACCCTCGGCCGCCGCGTCCGTCTCTTCCGTCCCCCGCACGGCGCACGCCGCCCCGCCGTCCTCCGCATCGCACGAGAGCACAATCTCGACACCGTCAACTGGAACATCATCGTCAAGGACTGGCTCCCCACCACCCCAGAGGTCCTGCTGGCCCGCATGGAAAAGGGCATCCTCCGCAACCGCACCCAGGGCCACGCCTCCAACATCGTCCTCCACGACGGAGGCCACGCCCAACCCCGCCTCCCCACCGTAGAAGCCGTAACCCAACTCCTCAACCGCCACCAGGGTGCCACCTACACCACCCCAGAAGCCTGGCTAGCCTGA